Proteins encoded by one window of Candidatus Neomarinimicrobiota bacterium:
- a CDS encoding ABC transporter ATP-binding protein encodes MTPAISIRNLKKSYEDTVALKGIDLTIGDGEFFGLLGPNGAGKTTTINILTGLVRKNEGNSEIFGKDTVKDYRFTRSQVGISAQEFTQDWFFPLDKLLYFQAGYYGIPKEKAKKRVNELISRLGLEEKREARLRQLSGGMKRR; translated from the coding sequence ATGACGCCTGCCATATCAATTCGGAATCTTAAAAAAAGCTACGAAGATACAGTCGCCCTTAAAGGAATTGACTTAACCATTGGTGATGGAGAATTTTTTGGACTATTAGGACCCAATGGCGCCGGAAAAACGACCACAATAAATATTCTCACAGGTCTCGTAAGAAAAAATGAAGGTAACTCTGAAATCTTTGGAAAAGACACGGTTAAAGATTATCGGTTTACCCGCTCACAAGTGGGCATCTCTGCCCAAGAGTTCACCCAAGATTGGTTTTTTCCCTTAGATAAACTGCTATATTTTCAAGCAGGATATTATGGTATTCCCAAAGAAAAGGCGAAAAAGCGAGTGAATGAACTCATCTCTCGCCTCGGCTTAGAAGAAAAACGGGAAGCCCGCTTAAGACAACTTTCAGGTGGAATGAAACGGCGTTT
- a CDS encoding glucose dehydrogenase produces the protein MLKQILFIFPILLFGQSPSLSSIEIADGFKKPLFITSYPTDSNLLYVVEQAGRIIVIENGEKLKRPFLDIKKQVVNPSRPGDERGLLGFAFHPNHTKNGKFYINYMNNDGYTVVSEFTVKNKQRANHSSERILFDLKQPFSNHNGGHMAFGPDGYLYISIGDGGKAGDPNNAGQDLNTIFGKVIRIDVNQTPYGIPKSNPYYGQENKRGEIWAWGLRNVWRFSFDRKNGDIFYGDVGQNKWEEINYEPAKSKGGVNYGWRIMEARHCYNPEDNCNESGLTQPILEYPNDANYMRTLTGMDQPDVDGCSVTGGYVYRGKKIKGLQGTYLFGDYCSGNVWSFKVENGKAVEFQNRTEEINLAEGEFTNYISSFGEDADGELYIIDYNGGVYKIIIQN, from the coding sequence ATGTTAAAACAAATTCTATTCATTTTTCCTATTCTACTATTTGGTCAATCGCCATCCCTTTCATCCATCGAAATTGCCGATGGATTTAAAAAACCACTTTTTATTACCTCATATCCAACGGATTCCAACTTACTATATGTGGTAGAACAAGCGGGACGAATCATTGTTATCGAAAATGGGGAAAAACTTAAACGGCCATTTTTAGATATTAAAAAACAGGTCGTGAACCCAAGCCGCCCTGGAGATGAGCGAGGTCTCCTTGGCTTTGCTTTTCATCCCAATCATACTAAAAATGGAAAATTTTATATCAATTATATGAATAATGATGGCTATACGGTGGTTTCAGAATTCACAGTAAAAAATAAGCAAAGGGCTAACCATTCATCCGAAAGAATTCTATTTGATTTAAAACAGCCCTTTTCCAACCATAATGGTGGCCACATGGCTTTTGGTCCAGATGGATACCTTTATATTTCAATCGGCGATGGCGGTAAAGCTGGTGATCCAAATAATGCAGGGCAGGATCTAAATACTATTTTCGGGAAGGTGATTCGTATTGATGTAAATCAAACACCTTATGGTATCCCAAAATCCAATCCATATTATGGACAGGAAAATAAACGTGGTGAAATCTGGGCATGGGGATTGCGCAATGTATGGCGATTTTCATTCGACCGGAAGAATGGAGATATTTTCTACGGTGATGTGGGACAAAACAAATGGGAAGAAATCAACTATGAGCCGGCAAAAAGTAAAGGCGGTGTGAATTATGGTTGGCGGATTATGGAGGCGCGACACTGTTACAATCCTGAAGATAATTGCAACGAATCTGGCCTAACACAGCCAATCTTGGAATACCCTAACGATGCCAATTATATGCGTACTTTAACAGGAATGGATCAACCTGATGTGGATGGATGTTCTGTCACTGGCGGCTATGTTTACCGCGGTAAAAAAATTAAAGGGCTGCAAGGCACTTATCTATTTGGTGACTACTGTTCCGGGAATGTTTGGTCATTTAAAGTGGAGAATGGGAAAGCAGTTGAGTTCCAAAATAGAACGGAAGAAATCAATCTCGCTGAAGGTGAATTCACTAATTATATTTCATCCTTTGGAGAAGATGCAGATGGTGAATTATATATTATAGATTATAATGGCGGCGTGTATAAAATCATAATCCAAAACTAA